In the genome of Ignavibacteriales bacterium, one region contains:
- a CDS encoding DUF2723 domain-containing protein, whose product MNFLKKYYPALTGLFVFIVYLSTLAPTVVQIDSGELSTVQLMPGVAHPTGYPLFTITGYLFSLIPLPFTKIYQMNLLAAIWCALGVIVFVSTARMILTNIDSFKSAKKEIAKKISKKDKKLKQVVETPAVVIEKLPEIIVILASVAGGLMLAFSKTYWFQSTSVEVYSLHVFLILLVIYFLLKAFIVKSDSFSISLKNYWILFALMLALSFSNHLTTLLILPAVAVIYFNKYGFNKTSFRQIGIMLLFFFPMLILLYSYLPLMASQQPLINWGNPIDLERILRHISGKQYQGWLFSSTESAKKQLTYFIENLPVEFFISLILAAAGLIYSFMKVRKLFYFLTTAFVFTVLYSINYDINDIDAYFLLAFISVAFFCVAGVLWLFSLLNTVKSPAMVTSIVVIILVGVQAYTNYGKADQSQTYVFEDYTRAVVNSVEPNSIIFSYQWDYFISPAYYLQYIEGFRKDVIIVDKELLRRSWYYNQLQTQHPDLLDNMQPDVTQFLKALEPFERSETYDANLLENLFRRIMTDLVATNIEKRNFYIAPEVLENEMKRGEFTLPKGYTIVPDLFFFKVVKTQDYHEAPEPDYTLRFPENRNYYIDSIEKFAGSMLARRALYEMEFDKLEKARLYLGKLKREFPHYNIPQSLQDAILN is encoded by the coding sequence TTGAATTTCCTTAAAAAATATTATCCTGCTTTGACCGGACTTTTCGTTTTCATAGTTTATCTTTCAACACTTGCGCCTACTGTTGTTCAGATAGATTCGGGAGAACTTTCAACAGTTCAGCTTATGCCCGGAGTTGCGCATCCCACAGGTTATCCTTTGTTCACAATTACTGGTTATCTTTTTTCACTTATTCCACTGCCGTTCACAAAAATTTACCAGATGAATTTGCTTGCTGCAATCTGGTGTGCGCTTGGTGTTATCGTTTTTGTTTCAACAGCGAGAATGATATTAACAAATATTGATTCATTTAAATCAGCAAAAAAAGAAATCGCAAAAAAGATTTCGAAAAAAGATAAGAAGCTAAAACAGGTAGTTGAAACTCCGGCAGTAGTTATAGAAAAACTTCCGGAGATAATTGTTATACTCGCTTCGGTAGCAGGCGGACTTATGCTCGCATTCAGCAAAACATATTGGTTTCAAAGCACTTCTGTTGAAGTGTATTCACTGCATGTTTTTCTCATTTTACTTGTAATTTATTTTCTGCTGAAGGCTTTCATAGTCAAAAGTGATTCATTTTCAATTTCATTAAAAAACTACTGGATATTGTTTGCCTTAATGTTAGCACTTTCATTCAGCAATCATTTAACAACATTGCTTATTCTTCCGGCAGTTGCGGTAATTTATTTCAACAAGTATGGATTTAATAAAACTTCATTCCGGCAAATTGGAATTATGTTATTGTTCTTTTTCCCGATGCTGATTCTTCTTTACTCTTACCTTCCATTAATGGCATCGCAACAACCTTTAATTAACTGGGGCAATCCAATTGACTTGGAAAGAATTTTGCGTCACATATCCGGCAAACAATACCAGGGCTGGCTATTCTCTTCGACTGAGTCAGCAAAAAAACAGCTAACATATTTTATAGAAAATCTGCCTGTTGAATTTTTCATATCACTGATTTTAGCAGCAGCAGGTTTGATTTATTCATTTATGAAAGTCAGAAAACTTTTTTACTTCCTAACTACAGCATTTGTATTTACAGTTTTGTACTCAATCAATTATGATATAAATGATATTGATGCTTACTTCCTTCTTGCATTTATCTCAGTTGCGTTCTTCTGTGTTGCAGGTGTTTTATGGTTGTTTTCATTGCTAAATACAGTCAAAAGCCCGGCAATGGTTACATCAATTGTTGTTATAATTTTAGTTGGTGTTCAGGCTTATACAAATTATGGTAAGGCTGATCAAAGTCAAACTTATGTGTTTGAAGATTACACAAGAGCAGTTGTAAACAGCGTTGAACCGAATTCAATTATCTTCAGTTACCAGTGGGATTATTTTATTTCACCTGCGTACTATCTTCAATATATTGAAGGCTTCAGGAAAGATGTGATCATTGTCGATAAAGAATTGTTGAGAAGATCATGGTATTACAACCAGTTACAAACCCAGCATCCTGATCTGTTAGATAATATGCAGCCGGATGTTACACAATTCCTTAAAGCGCTTGAACCATTTGAACGAAGCGAAACTTATGATGCAAATCTTCTTGAGAATTTATTCAGAAGAATAATGACCGACCTTGTAGCGACAAATATTGAAAAGAGAAATTTTTATATCGCTCCCGAAGTTCTTGAGAATGAAATGAAACGGGGCGAGTTCACTTTGCCGAAAGGTTATACGATTGTGCCTGATTTGTTTTTCTTTAAAGTAGTAAAAACACAAGATTATCATGAAGCGCCCGAACCTGATTACACACTACGTTTCCCTGAAAACAGGAACTACTATATAGACTCAATTGAGAAATTTGCAGGATCAATGCTGGCAAGAAGGGCTTTATATGAAATGGAGTTTGACAAATTAGAAAAGGCAAGATTGTATCTCGGCAAGCTTAAAAGGGAATTCCCTCACTACAACATTCCGCAGTCACTGCAGGATGCAATATTAAATTAA
- a CDS encoding DUF4837 family protein: MNKNFIKVVLFLLAVLLTAGCDSSNKPARGPEDEIFVVADSVEYEELKTALQTTFEKEIFTPQPEKLFLLKRISVNEIEKYKNRKNIVIAAPLNSNSNTSKFIGKVVDTLVQNQLNTDPDLLVKKYDLWAKGQLVTVLSAPSMQELEFKILKNKDNILYAYQKKSDERLFESLYNSRYEKKDVEGKLLRDFGWIIYVQADFQLALKRPDENFVWLRRSPNSDMERWIFVHWIDNATPEYLNGDSIKIIRDRVTKEFYKTSDDSSYVVIANDYFSTSEVNFNGRYAILTQGLWDLNIKGMGGPFINYTFYDEKTRRVYMLDGSVFAPKYFKRTLIQQMDVTLQSFLTESELSKERKEDLLDAAE, from the coding sequence ATGAATAAAAATTTTATTAAAGTAGTTCTCTTTCTTTTAGCAGTATTGCTGACTGCCGGTTGTGACAGCAGCAACAAGCCTGCCCGCGGTCCTGAAGACGAAATATTTGTCGTTGCCGATTCCGTTGAATACGAAGAACTTAAAACAGCATTGCAGACAACATTTGAGAAAGAGATTTTTACACCTCAACCGGAAAAATTATTTCTGCTTAAAAGAATAAGTGTCAACGAGATTGAGAAATATAAAAACAGAAAGAACATTGTAATCGCTGCACCGCTTAACAGTAATTCAAATACGTCTAAGTTTATCGGGAAAGTAGTTGATACATTAGTTCAAAACCAGTTGAACACCGACCCTGATCTTCTTGTAAAAAAATATGACTTATGGGCTAAAGGTCAGCTTGTAACAGTTCTTTCGGCACCTTCAATGCAGGAACTCGAATTCAAAATCCTAAAAAATAAAGACAACATACTTTACGCTTATCAAAAAAAGTCAGATGAAAGATTGTTTGAGAGCCTTTATAATTCACGTTATGAGAAAAAAGATGTTGAGGGAAAACTTCTCCGTGACTTTGGCTGGATCATCTATGTACAGGCAGATTTTCAGTTAGCCTTAAAAAGACCTGACGAAAACTTCGTTTGGTTAAGACGTTCGCCAAACAGTGATATGGAAAGATGGATATTCGTTCACTGGATTGACAATGCAACCCCGGAGTATCTAAATGGTGATTCAATAAAAATAATACGCGACAGGGTTACGAAAGAATTTTACAAGACCTCTGATGACAGTTCTTATGTTGTAATTGCGAATGATTATTTCTCAACATCTGAAGTGAACTTTAACGGGAGATACGCGATACTGACACAGGGCTTATGGGATCTTAATATTAAAGGAATGGGTGGTCCCTTCATCAATTACACATTTTATGATGAAAAGACGCGCAGAGTTTATATGCTTGATGGTTCGGTATTCGCACCAAAATATTTTAAGCGGACACTAATACAACAAATGGATGTTACACTTCAATCATTCCTCACCGAATCAGAATTATCAAAGGAACGAAAAGAAGATCTGCTTGACGCTGCAGAATAA
- a CDS encoding dolichol kinase, with product MNPTDNGTIHYKDELVRKLIHLCSLSIPIVYYFITKESAIIILSVLTFLALIIDLSRYFSSGFGKLFYKIFGFLLRRHEVDSRKKNLNGATYVLLSALIGVIVFPKVIFITAFAILIISDSLAALIGRKFGKHKFLSKSLEGTLTFFVSASIVVLFTPKIDGRMVEYGIGIFAALIGTLAENLSFGFADDNLTIPISIGITMWLLYGAFLPEVQLVLQNVPR from the coding sequence ATGAATCCAACTGACAACGGAACTATACACTACAAAGATGAATTAGTCCGTAAGCTGATTCATCTTTGTTCACTGTCCATTCCAATTGTTTATTACTTTATTACTAAAGAATCCGCAATCATCATTCTGAGTGTTCTTACATTTCTTGCGCTTATTATTGATCTAAGCAGATACTTCTCTTCGGGTTTTGGCAAATTATTTTATAAAATATTTGGCTTTTTATTGAGAAGACATGAAGTCGATTCCCGCAAAAAAAATCTTAACGGCGCTACATACGTACTTCTTTCCGCATTGATAGGTGTTATTGTTTTCCCTAAAGTAATTTTTATAACAGCATTTGCGATACTTATTATCAGTGATTCACTCGCGGCATTAATTGGAAGAAAATTTGGTAAACATAAATTTCTTTCCAAAAGTCTTGAAGGAACTTTAACATTTTTTGTTAGTGCAAGCATTGTAGTTTTATTTACTCCCAAAATTGACGGCAGAATGGTTGAATATGGGATAGGAATTTTTGCAGCATTAATCGGTACACTGGCTGAAAATCTTTCGTTTGGATTTGCGGATGATAACCTGACAATACCAATCTCAATTGGTATAACAATGTGGCTGTTGTACGGCGCATTTCTCCCTGAAGTTCAACTTGTTCTGCAAAATGTACCAAGGTGA
- the ftsH gene encoding ATP-dependent zinc metalloprotease FtsH: MELNNRKFFMADNNNNSSNKRSGGNGNQNKPDDNFDWSKVIRLVFGWGAVIVAAVIVLQVFRTGSQTFTEISYIQYEKLVSEDKIESATIVKSDFNDYHFKAKLRSEEKLEINGALTPVSDVMVYLPEPIIKDQEAIWKAKGIKYSFDKESNEWLNVLVSFIPWILIIAVWIIIMRRMQGGSGGTRGIFSFGKSKAKLITQSGQKITFRDVAGADEAKLELEEIIEFLKEPSKFQKLGGKIPRGVLLLGPPGTGKTLLARAVAGEAGVPFFSISGADFVEMFVGVGASRVRDLFDQGKKNAPCIIFIDEIDAVGRHRGAGLGGGHDEREQTLNQLLVEMDGFEQNSGVIIIAATNRPDVLDPALLRPGRFDRQVVVDRPDVKGREGILKVHTRNIPLEENVKLDTLAKGTPGLAGAELANLVNEAALLAARKNKKKVEMVDFEEAKDKVMMGMERKSMIISEEEKKITAYHEIGHVLVARMLPDADPVHKVTIIPRGRALGVTSYLPIDEKHTYSKEYLESIITYALGGRAAEKIVFNHYTTGAGNDIEKATGIARKMVCEWGMSDKLGPLSYGAKKEEIFLGREIQSHRDYSEKTAIEIDDEVRRIVSDAMHRSEKILRDNMELLHKLSLELLEREILDGSEIDQLVKGEELPPLKKNGTSGEGGSEMPDHVKKLLEQKKAKESASKDESN, from the coding sequence ATGGAGTTAAATAACAGAAAATTTTTTATGGCTGATAACAACAATAATTCATCAAATAAGAGATCAGGAGGAAATGGAAATCAGAATAAACCTGATGATAATTTCGACTGGTCAAAAGTAATTCGTCTTGTATTCGGATGGGGTGCAGTTATTGTTGCTGCGGTGATAGTACTTCAGGTTTTTAGAACAGGGTCACAAACCTTCACAGAAATATCTTATATCCAGTATGAAAAGTTAGTCTCAGAAGATAAAATTGAAAGCGCTACAATAGTCAAATCGGATTTTAATGATTATCACTTTAAAGCAAAGCTTCGCTCAGAAGAAAAACTGGAAATAAATGGTGCGTTAACTCCTGTAAGTGATGTGATGGTTTATCTTCCTGAACCGATTATTAAAGATCAGGAAGCTATATGGAAAGCTAAAGGGATAAAATATTCATTCGATAAAGAATCCAATGAATGGTTAAACGTACTTGTCAGTTTTATTCCGTGGATATTAATTATTGCTGTATGGATAATCATCATGCGGCGAATGCAGGGCGGCAGCGGCGGTACAAGAGGAATATTTTCATTCGGAAAAAGTAAAGCAAAACTTATTACACAGTCGGGACAAAAAATTACTTTCCGTGATGTTGCCGGTGCTGATGAAGCAAAACTTGAGCTTGAAGAGATAATAGAATTTCTAAAAGAGCCATCAAAGTTTCAAAAACTTGGCGGCAAAATCCCCAGAGGTGTTTTGTTATTAGGACCTCCGGGAACCGGTAAAACTCTTTTAGCCCGTGCAGTTGCCGGAGAAGCAGGTGTACCTTTCTTTTCAATAAGTGGTGCTGACTTTGTTGAAATGTTTGTCGGTGTTGGTGCAAGTCGCGTGCGCGATCTTTTTGACCAGGGTAAAAAGAATGCACCATGTATAATATTCATTGATGAAATTGATGCTGTAGGAAGACACCGCGGCGCGGGATTAGGCGGCGGTCACGATGAACGTGAACAAACTTTAAATCAGCTTCTTGTCGAAATGGATGGCTTTGAACAAAACAGTGGCGTAATAATTATCGCAGCAACAAACCGTCCTGATGTACTTGATCCTGCTTTATTAAGACCGGGAAGATTTGACAGACAGGTAGTTGTAGATCGTCCTGATGTTAAAGGTCGTGAAGGTATTTTAAAAGTTCATACAAGAAATATTCCTCTTGAGGAAAATGTTAAGCTGGATACATTAGCTAAAGGCACTCCCGGACTTGCAGGCGCTGAATTAGCTAATCTTGTTAATGAAGCTGCATTATTAGCTGCCAGAAAGAATAAGAAAAAAGTTGAGATGGTAGATTTTGAAGAAGCAAAAGATAAAGTAATGATGGGAATGGAAAGAAAAAGTATGATAATCTCTGAGGAAGAGAAAAAAATAACGGCTTACCATGAAATTGGACATGTTCTTGTTGCACGAATGTTGCCTGATGCTGATCCCGTGCATAAAGTAACTATCATTCCAAGAGGAAGAGCGCTTGGTGTTACAAGTTATTTGCCGATTGATGAAAAACATACTTACTCAAAAGAATATCTTGAATCCATAATCACATACGCATTAGGTGGTCGTGCTGCGGAGAAAATCGTTTTTAATCATTACACCACCGGCGCCGGAAATGATATTGAAAAAGCGACAGGCATAGCCAGGAAAATGGTTTGTGAATGGGGAATGAGTGATAAACTTGGTCCGCTAAGTTATGGCGCTAAAAAAGAAGAAATCTTTTTAGGTCGTGAGATTCAGAGTCACAGGGATTACAGTGAAAAAACTGCAATCGAAATTGATGATGAAGTAAGAAGAATAGTTAGTGATGCCATGCACAGGTCAGAGAAGATTTTAAGAGATAATATGGAACTGCTTCACAAACTTTCCCTTGAACTTCTTGAGAGGGAAATACTTGATGGATCAGAAATAGATCAACTGGTTAAAGGCGAAGAACTTCCTCCATTAAAAAAGAATGGAACATCCGGTGAAGGCGGCAGCGAAATGCCCGATCATGTGAAGAAGCTGCTGGAACAGAAAAAAGCTAAGGAATCTGCTTCTAAAGATGAATCCAACTGA
- the hpt gene encoding hypoxanthine phosphoribosyltransferase gives MSEIISNSPEKVVVGDEIFEKFLDESVIQKRITELGKQISDEYRGKTPVFIGVLNGSFIFMSDLIKNISIDCEIDFFKLSSYGDEKISSGKIKLLKELNCDVTGRDIIIVEDIVDSGLSVKYIEELFTKHTPTSMKVVSLLCKPNSLKYNVKIDYIGFNIPSKFIIGYGLDYAQKYRNLRSIYVLANDGAK, from the coding sequence ATGTCTGAAATAATTTCCAATTCACCTGAAAAAGTAGTAGTTGGTGATGAGATCTTTGAAAAATTTTTGGATGAAAGTGTAATACAAAAACGGATTACAGAACTTGGTAAGCAGATATCGGATGAATACAGGGGTAAGACTCCGGTTTTTATCGGTGTATTGAACGGTTCATTTATTTTTATGTCCGATCTGATAAAAAATATATCAATTGATTGTGAAATTGATTTTTTTAAGTTATCAAGTTATGGAGATGAAAAAATATCATCAGGCAAAATAAAATTATTAAAAGAACTGAACTGTGATGTTACCGGAAGGGATATAATCATCGTTGAGGATATTGTTGATTCAGGACTCTCGGTTAAATACATAGAAGAATTGTTTACAAAGCATACACCAACAAGCATGAAGGTAGTATCGCTGCTATGTAAGCCAAATAGTCTGAAATATAATGTCAAAATTGATTATATTGGATTTAATATTCCAAGCAAATTCATTATCGGCTACGGCTTGGACTATGCACAAAAGTACCGAAATTTAAGATCGATATATGTTTTAGCGAATGACGGAGCAAAATAA
- the tilS gene encoding tRNA lysidine(34) synthetase TilS → MNPTKRIEQKVISFIDEKKLLSKNDRVLVALSGGPDSVFLLNFLIKFSKKYSITVAAFHLNHLLRKKESDEDARFCGELCDSSGIPFYDSEKKIAELAKQNKTSVEETGRIVRYEELEKTARFHNYNKIATAHISDDNTETVLLNLIKGTGLRGISGIPVVRGKIIRPILCLRKQEIIEYLKRNKFSFRTDKSNFDSRYKRNFIRNEIVPSIRKKLNPNLDEAVLRSTQVFRNYLEFIDDQLNKAQKYFLIGDSFVKLKIKDINKLDHRILPELLMRAVHSKFEIQLSYNDILSVLKLIDSEVSRQTHLSEKLSAIREREEIVISKRTDGNVEQKNLKINLNQSIQIGNKLLEVKEVKNIPKIFSLDGSTEYIDAGNLNNVFILRKWKEGDSFRPFGMKGTKKISDYLNEIKIPASEKSAKLLLLNNNNIIWVVGHRIDDRFRITSKTKKVVQLCLK, encoded by the coding sequence ATGAACCCCACAAAAAGAATTGAGCAGAAAGTAATTTCATTTATTGATGAAAAAAAACTGCTCTCTAAAAACGACCGCGTTCTTGTTGCATTGAGCGGCGGACCGGATTCTGTTTTCCTTTTAAATTTTCTTATAAAATTCAGTAAGAAATATTCTATTACTGTCGCAGCTTTTCACCTGAATCATTTGTTAAGAAAGAAAGAGTCTGATGAAGATGCCAGGTTTTGCGGCGAACTGTGTGACTCTTCAGGAATTCCTTTCTATGATTCAGAAAAAAAAATTGCTGAGTTAGCAAAACAGAATAAAACTTCTGTGGAAGAAACAGGAAGAATAGTTCGCTATGAGGAGCTTGAAAAAACAGCCAGGTTCCATAACTATAATAAAATTGCAACTGCTCATATAAGCGATGATAACACGGAAACAGTTTTACTCAACCTCATTAAGGGAACGGGATTGAGGGGAATATCAGGCATTCCGGTAGTAAGAGGAAAAATAATCCGTCCAATTTTATGTTTAAGAAAGCAGGAGATAATTGAATACCTGAAGCGAAACAAATTTTCATTCAGAACAGATAAATCAAATTTTGATTCCCGTTACAAAAGAAATTTTATAAGAAATGAAATAGTCCCTTCAATAAGGAAAAAGTTAAATCCTAATCTTGATGAAGCTGTACTGCGCTCCACACAGGTTTTCAGAAATTATCTTGAATTTATAGATGATCAATTAAACAAAGCTCAAAAATATTTTTTAATTGGTGATTCATTTGTAAAATTAAAGATTAAGGATATTAATAAACTTGACCACAGAATTTTACCTGAGCTATTGATGAGGGCAGTTCATTCGAAGTTCGAAATTCAGTTAAGTTACAACGATATACTATCTGTCCTAAAGTTGATTGATAGCGAAGTATCCCGTCAGACACATTTATCTGAGAAACTATCCGCAATTCGCGAGCGGGAGGAAATTGTAATCAGCAAAAGGACTGATGGCAATGTTGAGCAGAAGAACCTTAAGATAAACTTAAACCAAAGTATTCAGATAGGAAATAAACTATTAGAAGTGAAGGAAGTAAAAAATATCCCTAAAATATTTTCGCTTGATGGTTCAACTGAATATATTGACGCAGGAAATCTGAATAATGTTTTCATCTTACGAAAATGGAAAGAAGGTGATTCATTCAGACCTTTTGGTATGAAAGGGACAAAAAAGATTTCTGATTATCTGAATGAAATAAAAATTCCTGCTTCCGAAAAATCCGCAAAACTTTTGCTGTTGAATAATAACAATATAATCTGGGTTGTCGGTCACAGAATAGATGACCGGTTTCGCATAACATCCAAAACTAAAAAGGTCGTACAATTATGTCTGAAATAA
- a CDS encoding riboflavin synthase: MFTGLVEEKGKLISKIPSGEGLRLSFSADIIINDMQIGNSISVNGCCLTVVNIDGKKFSVDAIEETLSKTNLGDLSEGSFVNLERPLKADARLGGHFVLGHVDTTGIVDDVKELSSSHFMTISFKPEFAKYLIYVGSVAIDGVSMTVARLEDTKFSVGIIPHTWKETVFSERRKGDRVNLEFDVLGKYVERVMLLEPEKINSIQEQLKS; encoded by the coding sequence ATGTTTACAGGTCTTGTTGAGGAAAAAGGAAAACTAATTTCAAAAATTCCTTCGGGTGAAGGTCTTAGATTATCATTCAGTGCCGATATTATAATAAACGATATGCAGATAGGAAACAGTATAAGTGTGAACGGATGCTGTCTTACAGTTGTAAACATCGATGGTAAAAAGTTTTCTGTTGATGCGATAGAGGAAACATTATCAAAAACAAATCTCGGTGATTTGAGTGAAGGTAGTTTTGTGAACCTGGAACGTCCGCTAAAAGCAGACGCAAGATTAGGCGGTCACTTTGTACTTGGTCATGTTGATACAACAGGAATAGTTGATGATGTAAAGGAGCTTAGCAGCAGTCACTTTATGACCATCAGTTTCAAACCTGAATTTGCAAAATATCTTATCTATGTAGGTTCAGTAGCAATTGATGGAGTAAGCATGACGGTTGCACGTCTTGAGGATACGAAATTTTCTGTCGGTATTATTCCTCACACATGGAAAGAAACAGTTTTTTCTGAAAGAAGAAAAGGCGATCGGGTAAACCTTGAGTTTGATGTACTTGGTAAATACGTTGAACGTGTAATGCTTCTTGAACCTGAAAAGATTAATTCAATTCAAGAGCAGTTAAAAAGCTGA
- the ribD gene encoding bifunctional diaminohydroxyphosphoribosylaminopyrimidine deaminase/5-amino-6-(5-phosphoribosylamino)uracil reductase RibD, translating into MTDESYIQLAIEIAKRGIGYVSPNPLVGCIIVKDDRIVGAGYHEKFGENHAEINAISSSRENLEGTTLFVNLEPCSHTGKTPPCVDKIIEHKIKRVVIGTLDMNPLVSGKGIRKLKSAGVEVKVGVLEKECIQLNRFFFKHITKKIPYVTIKAAQTVDGKIADIKGNSKWISSIESRRYVHNLRSQYDAILIGAGTANKDNPLLTVRLTEGRNPRRIVVDTNLVLKTTHKLLTNNHDSNLIIITSKNSIDKKRKVKKLISQGAHIIYSKSAGNGYLDLKYMLKELGKLNLNSILVEGGSKLFTSFFQQNLYDNFLIFLSPKLIGSGVPLTGDLGVKNIKDIHKLKLVNSEKIGEDVLIELSK; encoded by the coding sequence TTGACCGATGAATCTTACATACAACTGGCAATTGAAATTGCAAAAAGGGGAATAGGGTATGTAAGTCCAAATCCTCTTGTTGGCTGCATCATCGTTAAGGATGACAGGATAGTTGGTGCTGGTTATCACGAAAAATTCGGTGAGAATCATGCCGAGATAAATGCTATCAGCTCTTCGCGGGAAAATCTGGAAGGCACAACTTTATTTGTTAACCTTGAACCATGTTCGCATACAGGTAAAACTCCGCCTTGCGTCGATAAGATAATTGAACACAAAATAAAAAGAGTTGTGATTGGCACTCTTGATATGAATCCTCTTGTAAGCGGAAAGGGAATCAGAAAACTCAAATCTGCCGGTGTGGAAGTAAAAGTTGGTGTGCTTGAAAAAGAATGTATTCAGCTGAACAGATTTTTTTTCAAGCATATCACAAAAAAAATTCCTTACGTTACTATAAAAGCTGCTCAGACAGTCGATGGAAAAATTGCTGATATAAAAGGGAACTCGAAATGGATTTCGTCAATTGAATCGAGGAGATATGTACATAATCTCCGTTCACAGTATGATGCAATATTAATTGGCGCAGGTACTGCGAATAAAGATAATCCTTTATTAACAGTTAGGTTGACTGAAGGAAGGAATCCGCGAAGAATTGTTGTGGATACAAATCTTGTACTTAAAACAACACATAAGCTTTTGACAAATAATCATGATTCTAATCTCATAATCATAACATCAAAAAACAGTATCGATAAAAAGCGAAAAGTAAAAAAACTCATATCGCAAGGGGCTCATATTATTTACAGCAAGAGTGCGGGTAATGGTTATCTTGATCTAAAGTATATGCTTAAGGAATTAGGCAAGCTTAATTTAAATTCAATTCTTGTTGAAGGGGGAAGCAAACTTTTCACATCGTTCTTCCAGCAAAACCTTTATGATAATTTTTTGATATTTCTCAGCCCTAAGCTTATAGGTTCGGGTGTACCCTTGACAGGTGATCTTGGGGTTAAGAATATTAAAGATATTCACAAACTAAAACTGGTGAACAGTGAAAAAATTGGTGAAGATGTGTTGATAGAACTTTCTAAATAA
- the greA gene encoding transcription elongation factor GreA — protein MADANFVYLTKDRLIELEKELQDMKSNGRKEIASKIAEARAHGDLSENAEYDAAKEEQGLFELKISKLENILSRARVIDASQFADDQIHILSTVKIKNLKNSKVIEYTLVSPEEADFQSGKISVTSPVGQGLMGKKSGDKVSVKAPAGLMEFEILSVK, from the coding sequence ATGGCGGATGCTAATTTTGTTTACCTTACAAAAGATCGATTAATCGAACTTGAGAAGGAACTTCAGGACATGAAATCGAACGGCAGAAAAGAGATTGCCTCAAAAATTGCCGAAGCCAGAGCGCATGGTGATTTATCAGAAAACGCTGAGTATGACGCCGCTAAAGAAGAACAGGGATTATTTGAGTTAAAGATAAGTAAGCTTGAAAATATTTTATCGCGTGCCCGGGTTATTGACGCTTCACAATTTGCAGATGACCAGATTCATATTCTTTCTACTGTAAAAATAAAAAATCTTAAAAATTCCAAAGTAATAGAATACACACTCGTCTCCCCCGAAGAAGCTGATTTCCAGTCAGGAAAAATTTCAGTCACTTCGCCTGTTGGTCAGGGTTTAATGGGTAAAAAATCAGGCGATAAAGTTAGTGTTAAAGCTCCTGCCGGACTTATGGAGTTTGAAATTCTCTCCGTCAAATAA